GTGCTGGGCGGCTTCTCCGGCGTGGCCGATTACCTGCCGCAGCTGGCGGACCTGGGCGTGACCGCCGTGCAACTGATGCCCGTCAACGACTTCTCGGGCCACAGAAACTGGGGGTACGACGGGGTTCTGCCCTATGCGCCGGATGCGGCCTATGGCTCTCCGGATGACCTCAAGGCGCTCGTCGACCGGGCGCATGAACTCGGAATGATGATCTTCCTCGACGTGGTCTACAACCACTTCGGGCCGGACGGGAATTATCTGAACACCTACGCCAGCCGCTTCTTCCATCCAGAAAAAGAAACCCCCTGGGGCGCCGCCATCGCCTTCGACCGCGAGCCGGTGGCGCGGTTCTTCATCGACAATGCCCGCTACTGGATCGAGGAATTCCGCTTTGATGGCCTGCGGTTGGACGCCGTGCACGCCATTGGCGACGATGCCTTTCTGGATCGCCTGGCCACCGAGGTGAGGGAGGGCGCGGGCGACCGACGGGTCCACCTGATCCTGGAGAACGAGGCGAACGACGCCGAGCGGCTCGAGCGCGCCTACGACGCCCAGTGGAACGACGACTTCCACAACGTCATGCATGTGCTGCTGACGGGCGAAACCAGCGCCTATTATCAGGATTTCGCCGACGACGCCGAAGAGCGGCTGGCCCGTTGCCTGGGGGAAGGTTTCATCTATCAGGGCGAAGGATCGCCGAACCACGACGGCTCGCCGCGCGGTAAGCCGAGCGCGCATCTGCGGCCGACCGCCTTTGTGTCGTTCCTGCAGAACCACGACCAGATCGGCAACCGCGCCATGGGCGAGCGGCTGACCCACCTGGTGGATCACGAGCGGCTGAAGGCGGCCGTGGCGCTGCAGCTGCTGTGCCCGCAGATCCCGCTGATCTTCATGGGCGAGGAGACGGGCTCGACCAGCCCCTTTCTGTTCTTCACCGACTTCCACGACGAGCTCGCCGACGCCGTCCGGGAAGGTCGCCGCAAGGAGTTCGCCAAGTTCGAGACCTTTGCCGATTCGGAAGCGCGCGAGCGCATCCCCGATCCGAACGCGCCGTCGACCTTTGAGATGTCCAAGGTCCGGCCGGGCGAGGACGCCGACGGCTGGCGCGATCTTTATCGCCGGCTTCTTACCCTGCGCCGCGAGATGATCACGCCGGGCTTGTCAGGCGCGAAATCGGCCGGAGCGCAGGTGCTGGGCGACAAGGCTGTCGCGGCCGCCTGGACGCTGGGCAATGGTTTTCGGCTGAGCCTCGCCCTGAACCTGGGCGAGGAGGCGGTCGCCTTCGCCGATGCGCCCGCCGTCGAGCCGGTATTCTCCATCGGAGACACGGCCACGGATGGCCGGATCGCCCCGGCCTGTCTGCTGGCGTGGCTGGAGCCGGTGGGGTGAGCCAGGCGGACCTGCATGCGCTGGCGACCGCCGCCGGACTGGTGATAGACTGGGAGGACGCGCAAGGGCGGGACCAGCGCGTGTCCGACGCGTCGCTGCGCGCCATCCTGACCGCGATGGGCTTTCCCTGCGACAGCGCCGGGGACTGTCGAGAGAGCCAAACGCGGTTGGCGCAGGACGCCGAGCCGGCCCTGATCACCGCCGTCGCGGGACAGACGCTGGAGCTGCCGCGCGGCGCCTCGTCCGGGCGGCTGATCCTCGAAAGCGGAGAGGTCCTGGACGTCGCCCCAGGCATGAAGGCGCCGAACACCGTCGGCTATCACCGTCTCGATCTGGGCAGCCGCGAAGTGACGCTGGCCGTCTGCCCGCCGCGCTGCCTGACGGCGCGGGATGTTCTGGGTCGCAAGGGCTGGGGCGCGACGGTGCAGCTCTACAGTTTGCGCGACGATCGGCCGACACCTTCGGGCGACTTCGGCGCCCTGGCCGACTTCGCTGCACGGATGGGGAGAGCAGGCGCGGACGCCGTGGCCATCAGCCCGGTCCACGCCCTGTTCCTAGCTGATCCCGATCGCTACAGCCCCTATTCCCCCTCCAGCCGGGACTGGCTGAACCCGCTCTTCGCCGATCCGGCCGTGATGCCGGGGCACGAGCGCGAGAGGCACGATGGCGACCTGATCGACTGGCGCGCGGCCAGCGAGGTCCGGGTCGCGGCCTTGCGCGAGGGGTTCTCGACCTTCGACGGCGACGACCGTTTTGACGCCTTCCTGCGCGAGGGCGGCGAGCCGTTGCGCCAGCATGCGCTGTTCGAGGCGCTGCACGCCCGCTTCTTCGC
The genomic region above belongs to Brevundimonas sp. PAMC22021 and contains:
- the treZ gene encoding malto-oligosyltrehalose trehalohydrolase is translated as MSGQNLRAGARLIAPECTRFRLWAPDLSQAALEVEGREALPMTAGEDGWFEVEAEVRAGAAYRYRVAPDLAVPDPASRAQDGDVNDASLVVDPDAYRWRIEWAGRPWEEAVICEVHCGVLGGFSGVADYLPQLADLGVTAVQLMPVNDFSGHRNWGYDGVLPYAPDAAYGSPDDLKALVDRAHELGMMIFLDVVYNHFGPDGNYLNTYASRFFHPEKETPWGAAIAFDREPVARFFIDNARYWIEEFRFDGLRLDAVHAIGDDAFLDRLATEVREGAGDRRVHLILENEANDAERLERAYDAQWNDDFHNVMHVLLTGETSAYYQDFADDAEERLARCLGEGFIYQGEGSPNHDGSPRGKPSAHLRPTAFVSFLQNHDQIGNRAMGERLTHLVDHERLKAAVALQLLCPQIPLIFMGEETGSTSPFLFFTDFHDELADAVREGRRKEFAKFETFADSEARERIPDPNAPSTFEMSKVRPGEDADGWRDLYRRLLTLRREMITPGLSGAKSAGAQVLGDKAVAAAWTLGNGFRLSLALNLGEEAVAFADAPAVEPVFSIGDTATDGRIAPACLLAWLEPVG